A single genomic interval of Bradyrhizobium sp. sBnM-33 harbors:
- a CDS encoding AI-2E family transporter — protein sequence MTGPADNRLQARNDLAWAISVGGIGVVLFAALLVFTWHFAATLFLIFSGVLLGVTLNAMSNLLGRVLRLPHALRLTVVCLVVAGMLSGIVFLGGTTIAQQTTTLSNTLKSQLVNVKGFLERNGIDTSFFDFGTLSSTPDDGTPAPAATATPHTLPSAGTIAASGGAIFSQSLKLILGTASAVGNFFIVLFLGIAFATQPSVYRNGLLFMAPKKHRVRAVTIIDRISETLERWLIAQIITMVAVFLVTWIGLSIIGIQSSFILGIQAGLLAFIPTVGAILGGLIVVLASLASGWIAGLSAFILFLGVHALESYVLTPIIQRQALDIPPATLFAFQILLGVVFGIWGLALALPLMAIAKVMIDHFKAEVAPAALTTAA from the coding sequence GTGACAGGTCCGGCTGACAATCGCCTTCAGGCCCGCAATGATTTGGCGTGGGCGATATCGGTCGGCGGCATCGGCGTCGTGCTGTTCGCCGCCCTGCTCGTGTTCACCTGGCATTTTGCCGCGACGCTGTTTCTGATCTTTTCCGGTGTCCTGCTCGGCGTCACCCTCAACGCCATGAGCAACCTGCTCGGACGTGTGTTGCGGCTGCCGCATGCGCTGCGGCTGACCGTAGTCTGCCTGGTGGTCGCGGGCATGCTGTCGGGCATCGTCTTTCTCGGCGGCACCACGATCGCCCAGCAGACGACGACGTTGAGCAACACGCTCAAATCGCAACTCGTCAACGTCAAAGGCTTTCTGGAACGGAACGGCATCGACACCAGCTTCTTCGATTTCGGCACGCTGTCCTCGACGCCAGATGACGGCACGCCGGCGCCCGCCGCGACGGCGACGCCGCATACCCTTCCCAGCGCCGGCACGATTGCGGCCAGCGGCGGCGCCATCTTCAGCCAGAGCCTGAAACTGATCCTGGGTACCGCCAGCGCAGTCGGAAACTTCTTCATCGTGCTGTTTTTAGGGATCGCCTTCGCGACCCAGCCAAGCGTCTACCGCAACGGACTGCTGTTCATGGCGCCGAAGAAGCATCGCGTGCGCGCGGTTACGATCATCGACCGCATCAGCGAGACGCTGGAGCGCTGGCTGATCGCGCAGATCATCACCATGGTTGCGGTGTTCCTGGTGACCTGGATCGGGCTCTCGATCATCGGCATCCAGAGTTCGTTCATCCTGGGCATCCAGGCCGGCCTGCTCGCCTTCATCCCGACGGTCGGCGCGATCCTCGGCGGGCTGATCGTGGTGCTGGCAAGCCTTGCTTCGGGATGGATCGCAGGCCTCTCCGCCTTCATCCTGTTCCTCGGCGTGCACGCGCTGGAAAGCTACGTGCTGACGCCGATCATCCAGCGCCAGGCGCTGGACATTCCGCCTGCGACGCTGTTTGCGTTCCAGATCCTGCTCGGCGTCGTCTTCGGCATCTGGGGGCTGGCGCTCGCGCTGCCCCTGATGGCGATCGCCAAGGTGATGATCGATCATTTCAAGGCGGAAGTGGCGCCCGCCGCCCTCACGACGGCGGCTTGA
- a CDS encoding antibiotic biosynthesis monooxygenase family protein, which translates to MITEIAQIDVKPGTEKDFEAAVAKARPLFLRAKGGKEFELHKSIEKPQRYRLVAKWETLENHTVDFRGSEDFTAWRALVGPYFASPPEVEHTETVLTTAD; encoded by the coding sequence ATGATCACCGAAATCGCGCAAATCGACGTCAAGCCGGGCACCGAGAAGGATTTTGAAGCGGCCGTTGCCAAGGCCCGCCCGCTGTTCCTGCGCGCCAAGGGCGGCAAGGAGTTTGAATTGCACAAGTCGATCGAGAAGCCGCAGCGTTATCGGCTGGTGGCGAAGTGGGAGACGCTGGAAAACCACACCGTGGACTTTCGCGGCTCGGAAGATTTCACCGCCTGGCGCGCGCTGGTCGGCCCGTACTTTGCTTCGCCGCCCGAGGTCGAGCATACCGAGACGGTGCTGACCACGGCGGACTGA
- a CDS encoding DUF992 domain-containing protein gives MNKTTLNRITLNSLATTCVALGLALAMAPATAQDTGRTRVGTLTCNIAPGVGLVVGGQRQLSCIYASARGRAREAYEGTVSTLGLDIGATTGGQLTWAVFAPTRLPRAALAGTYTGATAGGTVGAGASANVLVGGPDRRVIMQPVSVQAQTGVNIAAGVSTMELRPAAAPAPARRKAQ, from the coding sequence ATGAACAAAACAACCCTGAATAGAATAACGTTAAATAGTCTCGCAACCACATGCGTTGCCCTGGGGCTCGCCCTTGCCATGGCTCCGGCCACGGCTCAGGACACCGGCCGGACCAGGGTCGGCACGCTCACCTGCAACATAGCGCCCGGTGTCGGCCTCGTTGTTGGGGGGCAGCGGCAACTGAGCTGCATCTATGCGTCAGCGAGAGGCAGGGCGCGCGAGGCTTATGAGGGCACCGTCAGCACGCTTGGCCTCGATATCGGTGCCACGACCGGCGGCCAGTTGACCTGGGCGGTTTTTGCGCCGACCAGGCTGCCCCGGGCGGCATTGGCGGGAACCTATACGGGTGCGACCGCCGGCGGCACGGTAGGCGCCGGAGCAAGTGCCAACGTCCTGGTTGGAGGCCCGGACCGCCGGGTCATCATGCAGCCGGTATCCGTGCAGGCGCAGACGGGCGTGAATATTGCGGCAGGCGTATCCACAATGGAGCTGCGGCCGGCCGCTGCGCCCGCGCCCGCACGTCGCAAGGCCCAATGA
- a CDS encoding gamma-glutamyl-gamma-aminobutyrate hydrolase family protein, which produces MRRPVVGVIGNAYRVENRFQTQMVGERNLRAVTDVAGALPLMFAGSPEITDIGALLDVVDGIVLTGARANVHPMRFKTEPHEKHEPYDIHRDDVALALTEACVARGVPIFGICRGLQEMNVAFGGSLHPEIREIPGRINHRMPRLENGEIHPDPTVVFADRHDVHLTPGGTFASLLGCETIRVNSLHGQGILEPGKRVVIEGIAEDGTIEAIRIADAPSFALGVQWHAEYDPQRNPINRKLFEAFGAALKAHTRAA; this is translated from the coding sequence ATGAGACGGCCCGTGGTCGGTGTGATCGGGAACGCCTATCGCGTCGAAAATCGTTTCCAGACCCAGATGGTCGGAGAGCGCAATTTGCGCGCGGTCACCGACGTAGCGGGGGCACTGCCGCTGATGTTTGCCGGGTCGCCCGAGATTACCGACATCGGCGCGCTGCTCGACGTCGTCGATGGCATCGTGCTGACCGGGGCACGGGCCAACGTCCATCCGATGCGCTTCAAGACCGAGCCGCATGAGAAGCACGAGCCCTACGACATCCATCGCGACGACGTCGCGCTGGCGCTGACGGAGGCCTGCGTTGCCCGCGGCGTGCCGATCTTCGGCATCTGCCGCGGCCTGCAGGAAATGAACGTCGCCTTCGGCGGCTCGCTGCATCCGGAAATCCGCGAAATCCCAGGCCGCATCAACCACCGCATGCCGCGCCTGGAGAACGGCGAGATCCATCCCGACCCGACGGTCGTGTTCGCCGACCGCCACGACGTCCACCTCACGCCCGGCGGCACCTTTGCAAGCCTGCTCGGCTGCGAAACAATCCGGGTGAACTCGCTGCACGGGCAGGGGATCCTCGAGCCGGGCAAGCGCGTCGTCATCGAAGGCATTGCCGAGGACGGCACCATCGAAGCGATCCGGATCGCGGACGCGCCGAGCTTTGCGCTCGGTGTGCAGTGGCACGCCGAGTATGACCCGCAGCGCAACCCGATCAATCGCAAGCTGTTCGAGGCGTTCGGGGCGGCGCTCAAGGCGCACACGCGGGCGGCATAG